A genomic region of Microbacterium schleiferi contains the following coding sequences:
- the rpsF gene encoding 30S ribosomal protein S6, producing MVIINPEIDERQVPTTLDKFLAVITNDGGSIDSVDVWGKRRLAYEIQKKNEGIYAVVNFTSTSDAAQELDRQLKLNEQIMRTKVLRAEEAIAMVASEAKRSEEKAARKAAAPARARRTETADAKA from the coding sequence ATGGTGATCATCAACCCTGAGATCGACGAGCGCCAGGTCCCCACGACCCTCGACAAGTTCCTCGCAGTCATCACCAACGATGGTGGCTCGATCGACAGTGTCGACGTCTGGGGTAAGCGCCGGCTCGCATACGAGATCCAGAAGAAGAACGAGGGCATCTACGCCGTCGTCAACTTCACCTCGACCAGCGACGCCGCGCAGGAGCTCGACCGTCAGCTCAAGCTGAACGAGCAGATCATGCGCACCAAGGTGCTTCGCGCCGAAGAGGCCATTGCGATGGTCGCGTCGGAGGCCAAGCGCTCCGAGGAGAAGGCTGCTCGCAAGGCTGCCGCTCCCGCCCGCGCCCGCCGCACCGAGACCGCAGACGCGAAGGCCTGA